DNA sequence from the Malus domestica chromosome 06, GDT2T_hap1 genome:
CACCGACCCCATGACCTCGTCACCACTAACGCCTTCACATCCTCATCCTTCCAAAACTCTAAAAAACCCTCTTCCCCACTGCCCGCTACGTCACATCACTCCATCTTTGATGGCgaccccaattccaattccatgGTCCCTTGACGTCCGTCATTGCCTACTAGCTTCCACCTCCCCCGTTGACTTCTTGCAGAGGTTCAAGAAAGACCAGAAGATCGTGCTTCCCAACCCCCACTTCCAGAGACTTTGCGTTCAATAGTTAGACCTCTTTTGCCAAATCGTCGACCCTGATACTTTCTCTCGGTCAGTTTGGCTTTGCTGAGTGGCCAAATTACTTTTATACCCGTAGAATTTTTTGCGTTGACAGAGATGGATATAATATTTGacgaaaaattagaaaatttaacagTATGAGGGATTTCGGCCAATTATAATAGTTTAGAAGGGTAATtggttaaaattaaagttctgGGAGAAATTGATAGCGACTTACAAGTTTAAGGAGGAAATCGACAAATacctcaaaaaacaaaaaaacaaaaaacctagGCAAAGGagacaattatttttgtttataattCCCAAGGTTCTAAAGACGCTAGACCCTAGTCGAGAGGCAAGTTAGGGTCTagtgcctaggcggatttaattaaatctattttattttttgtaaataagtgtttgtctatgcttaaaatatatatgatttcatcataaactacaaaatagaatgacatatctATTATGAGCTATTGAAACATAATAAAAACgtgggaacaagcatataatgtgtattcatttaagtattaagcaagtctcttacaatttattgaaaaaataaaatgcaaaatgaaagttatttattttcttatctAAGTGAGTCACAATCTAGATGGGTCTTGACGGGCTAGACACCTAGGTGGTATAAACGGGCACCTCAGTAGGTCTAagcgccctttcttaattttcaaacgcctaagcACTAATTGAGACGGTGACCAGCCGCTTCCGCTTAAACGGCGCTATgtggggatttttagaataatGATAATTCTTCGCCAAATCCCACCATTAAGCACATACGATGTccggagagatttttcaatatgaccAGTATACGAAatggtacatcatgtgtcactatacaaatgatgagatttatgtgttaaaaaattaataatttaaaaaataaaatttcttaccatttatataaaaatacgtgATGTCTTATTTATATTTCGAttacattgaaaaatttatCCGACGGCTGCTAGCAGCGACTGGTTTGCACCTGTTCATTTTGCTGCACCAcgactcctctctctctctctctctctctctctctctctctgcatctCCATGTACTTTGGGTCAAATAAAATTCTAACAGAATCTCTCTTGCGAttacattgaaaaatttatCCGACGGCTGCTAGCAGCGACTGTTTGCACCTGTTCATTTTGCTGCACCACGagtcctctctctttctctctgcatCTCCATGTACTTTGGGTCAAATAAAATTCCAACAGAATCTCTCTCTTGCCACTCCATCATCAATCTGTACATCtctcttttgggttttgagggtAAAAATCCATGAGAGTAAGTAATGCAGGTGAAACTGGGACAATCATTTCCTACCCGTTTTCCCAATCTTCACAATCTTGGATTTTGAGCTGGTTTTGAGCTTTCTGTGGTGACAAAAAAGAACCCAgattgtttcaaaaaaaaaaaaaaaaagaacccagATTGGGAAAGTTGGCATTTTggttctttgttttgtgtttgtaGGGCCAAAATGTTTCAGTTTTGGGGGGTGATCAGAAAATCCCAGATCATTAATTGGTGGGTTTTATTAACCTATTAATTTTATGTTGGTGTTAAAAGCTCCAGTGTTGCTGTTGCTTCTGCTGCTGCCGCCCCCACCTCCTGCCTCCGTTACCAGATAGCTTGTACCTCCTTTTacagcaaaaaataaaaaaaattaagcaaatCAAATTCTTTGATTTTCATAAGATattgtttgctttttttttatttttagtgtttttttttcttgaaagtGAGTGTTGTGATTCTGTACAAAAAGGGAAACTCATCTAATACTGGTCCAAGTGATGGTCCTTATTACTTTCTATTaaccaggtttttttttttttttgtatttttgataataataataagcatTAGCTGCTCCACCTTCCTCTCTGGAGTACCATTTTAGAACCAAATCTTCTCTGAAATTTCCAATCTTGGGGGCTGTTTCTGCTTCAGTAAGATCATGCTGCTGCCTCTGAGAGTCAAACCCGATATCGGTTCTTAGTGTATGAGAAATACCATCAAGAATTTGAGCTAAAACGCCAgctcttctgagtcttttgacAAAAGAGCAGAAACCAATATATTTGGGTTCTGCTGCTTGGAAGTGAATAATCAAAGGGAGATTTTATCTGCATCTGGTGGTGTTTGAGTGGGGTTTATTTCAATTTCCAAAGTCAAAGTTTTAAGCTTTGCATATGGCGGTGTCTGAGAACCTGAGAAAACAGCTTGCTCTTTCTGTGAGAAGTATCCAGTGGAGCTATGGAATTTTCTGGTCCATTTCAGCCAGACAACCAGGGTACTGACTTTTCATCATATTTTTCAACTTGGGTTAGTTGAACTTTAACTATATATGTATTTTGGcctccagaaaaaaaaaaggtccaaaTTTGTGTACAATGTTTCCCAGAAatctttgttgtttgttgttgttggatgtgtttgtgttttgaatGTCTAATTTCTGCAACTTTTCCCTATCTTTTTGTTCtcttggttttgtttttcaCAGTTCAAATAACTCCTGTGCTTCTGCATTATCGGCAGGATTTGAACTTCCTCAAATGAAATTGATTTTTGTTAAATAATTGGACTAAACCCTTCACATTAAGACTAAATCCTTCAGATTAAGGCTAATCCCTTCACTCCCTGATATATAAATCTCTTAAAATCTTATTGCATTGTCCTTATCTTATCTGCATTACGAATTGTAATGTTTAACTTTGTAGGGTGTTAGAGTGGGGCGATGGGTACTACAATGGAGATATAAAGACCAGAAAAACAGTTCAAGCCGTAGAGCTTGATGCTGACCAAATGGGTTTGCAAAGGAGTGAGCAACTGAGAGAACTTTATGATTCCCTCTCAGCGGGCGAAGCAAGTCCGCAGGCTAGAAGGCCTTCTGCATCATTATCACCCGAAGATCTGGCTGATACTGAGTGGTATTACCTAGTTTGTATGTCGTTCGTCTTCAACATTGGCCAAGGGTAACTTCATTCTTCACAATTCTTCTGTACTCAAATAGAATCTCAGGGCCTTTCTGATATTATATGCATTGACCAGCCATAGCGTCAATTGTGAACTGTAGAAGTTAAAGCTTGAAAAGAGATTTCGATTTGGTTAGACAAGATGCACTGTATTTTGTAAAAGACAGACTATAATTTGTTCTACATTCATGTCTTCATGGTTCATATAACTTACATTGCTCTTCCCGAACTTTTCAGGTTGCCAGGAAGAACATTAGCAAATGGCAAACCTACCTGGCTATGCAATGCTCACTACGTGGATAGTAAAGTGTTTTCTCGTTCACTACTAGCAAAGGTAGCgtgctgtttctttgttcatataagtatcatgattgatttcTGATTCGTGTTACTTGACTAGTTTGCTCAGAGTGAAGAACTAAAACATCtgttttctgtttggttttCTTTTGATGCCTGGATTTGTACCTGTCACCCTCAGAGCGCATCCATTCAGGTACGGATACAAGCATAACAATAATTTTCTGGTATATGTTATCACAGTTTCAGACAGCAGATTCTGAATTGTCAATCAAGTTTTCTGCAGATTTATATTGGGCTGAATCAATGCACAAAGATTATTTCTTAATCTaagcatgttttttttttgttttctatccAGACTGTTGTATGCTTTCCATTTTTGGGAGGAGTGATCGAGCTCGGTGTGACTGAACTGGTAGGTATTATTTGCTTTAGAATATCTAATTAgaattacatattttttttccaaattatgATCTACTGTGTACTTTTTGCATTCTTTTTGTAGGTTCTAGAGGACCCTAGTCTCATTCAGCATGTTAAAACATCTTTCATGGAGGCTCCATATCCCATAATCGCTTCCAAGAGAACCAATCCTAGTGCAGGAAGCACAAGAAACGACAATGATCTTGCTTGTGCCATGCTTGATGATGGTATAGTCAACACCAAATTAATTCCTGTTGTAGAGTGTCAAGAAATGGATGTGACTTCACCTGATGACAATTCAAATGGTTTGGGTCCTAATCAACCGGCTGATGATTCATTCATGGTGGAAGGGATGAACGGAGGAGCTTCCCAAGTGCAAAGCTGGCAATTTATGGACGATGAGTTAAGTAATTTTGTGCACCATTCCATGGATTCCAGTGATTGTATATCTCAGACTTTGGTGTATCCGGAAAAGGTTCTCTCTGGTCCTAAGACTGAACAGGCAAATGATCACTGCCCGCATGAACATAAAGAGTGCAATAGCACTAAAAAGACCTCTTTGGATCCTCAAGGCAATGACTTGCAGTATAAAAGTGTTCTTTCTGCTCTTTTGAAGAGCTCACACCAATTGGTTTTGGGGCCACACTTCAAGAATTCTCATCAGGAATCCAGCTTTACCAGTTGGAAGAGAGGAGGGTTTGTAAAATGCCTGACACAAAGAGGTGGAACCCCGCAAAAATTATTGAAGAAGATTTTGCTTGAAGTTCCTCAGATGCATGTTGACTGTGTGCTTGAGCCCCCAGAAGATACCAGCAATGTAAATGGAGTTTGTAGACCAGAGGCTGATGATATTGATACAAATCATGCATTATCTGATGAGAGGAGGCGGAGGGAAAGACTGAATGAAAGATTTTGCATTTTGAAATCAATGGTTCCCTCGGTTAGCAAGGTAGGTAAATCTCCATTTAAGATTTTTGTTGACTGACATCAACTGCGaagtaatttgttttttgaCTTTGTTTACACAGGAGGACGAGGTATCCATTTTAGATGATGCAATAGAGCATTTGAAAGATCTTGAGAAAAGGGTTGAAGAGTTGGAATCGTTTTGGGAGCCAACAAATTCATACTCAAAAATGAAGAGGAAACTCCAAGATACAGTTGAGAGAACATCTGACAACTGTTGCAACCCCAAAATTAGCAATGGGAAGAAGCCTATAGTTTACAAGAGGAAGGTCAGCAACGTTGATGAAACAGAACCAGAAATCAATCACATTGTATCGAAGAACATTTCAAGTGATAATATAACAGTTAATATGAACAACAAAGATGTTCTAATAGAGATGAAGTTTCCTTGGAGGGAGGGAGTGTTGCTAGAGATCATGGATGCCACAAGCCGGCTTCATTTAGATGCTCACTCGGTTCAATCATCCACCGCGGATGGAATTCTTTCCCTGACCATTAAATCCAGGGTATGAAATTTTAGTTACATGAATATGATCaatcatttctttttctttgtttcagtGGCTCAAGGGAACTGATTCACTATCGTGTTAAACACTCGAGTTCCTGGAGGCCTATTGCAAATAACTAACAATTTCTTAATTTGCAGTTCAAGGGGACGAGTATTGCATCAGCAGGGACAATCAAGCAAGCACTTCATAGAATTGCCAGAAGCTGACGAATCtcgctttcttaattttctctcGAATTCTGTTATTGTACAATTGCGTAACGATGAAAGGTTCTGTAGATTTACAGTGTAAGAAACGCGAGCCTCACTGAGGATTTTGTTTTCCTGCAGGTAGTAGTAGTCTAGTGAAAGGAATTAGAACTTGTGTTACATGCATAATTTTCTCCCaagtatttatttatgtgaTGACAGAAACAAGCATTATTGTTACTTGCATAGAGAAAGGAGATAACATTGCTTATAAGAATGACATGTTAGACATTTCAAAAAGTTGATTGTCCGCCATACGAACACGtataacaaatatatgaacactgTCTTAGCCGTTATATTGGCAGAATTACATGCAGAGAGTGCCAAAGTTCTGTTGATGATCTAACGGCTCAGGCAAGTTCATATGATACATGTGTGTGTGAATTTTTTAACGATTCAGACAGTGCTGATGCGACATAATTTATATGCTTGAGGTAAGTATAGAACTTGAAAGATAATACCACCAAGAATGGAGTAGacagaaaagaaaaggtcaAGTGTGATGTGCCCGAGGTTTTCTGTAGTCCCTTATTTGACGACACTCGGACAAAGAACAGAGGGAGAGCCCCCCATTAGAACGTGTCTGAATCATAATTGGACTCggaaactctctctctctctctctctctctctctctctctcgctctcatGGGGACCTATGTACTGCATGCCAGTCTGCAACTTGATATTGTTCACTCAATCGATTCGTACATGACATCAGATTTGGAGGACTGAATACGGTGCATGCAgtaatttcctttttctttttttttttcacttaacACTACGATCTTGtagtattcattttcacttgtaaatgagatgttttagattcgattctcacaaaatacgaatttgaaccacattattgttgaCTTATTGTAAGACTTAGCCCACCTCCTGCCCCCATTGTAAGGCCGCTTAACCCACATCTCTCTCCCTTAatttagataatatcgtttgttcaaaaaaaaaaatccaattttttaaaccaatagtaggaatagtttagtttattaaaataagtctaatttgttatatttaattatttaattatgaaTAGGTTATCAAtgataagatttattataaaaaattaaatttctttCCAATTATCTTTTTtgcttatttctttttattttttattttgttatttctcGTTCTTCCTCCTGCTTTAAATCTCATTTatagattttgtttttaatttttatattcaaCTTATATCACagattaattatatttatctaTCTATAtgacagatttttttttataatcaacctatcaCAGATTAATGTGTCTTACTTATAGGTATGTTATGTTTTTTCTACCTTCTAATTATGTTTCATATCTCACGTATAGGtataatacaacaacaacaacaaagcattttcccactaagtggggtcggctatatgaatcctagaacgccattgtgctcggttttgtgtcatgttctCCATTAAatctaagtactctaagtcttttcttagggtctcttccaaaattttcctagatcttcctctaccccttcaaccctaaacctctatcctgtagtcacatcttcgaaccggagcgtcaataggccttctttgcacatgtccaaacccattttgtgtacgtgttgatgcttcaccgcccaacattctgtgccatacagcatcgccggccttattgccgtcctataaaattttcccttgagctttagtggcctacgacggtcacacaacacgccggatgcactcttccacttcatccatccagcttgtattctatgattgagatctccatctaattctccgttcttttgcaagatagatcttaggtagtgaaaacggtcgctctttggtatttcctgatctccgatcctcacccctaactcattttggcctccatttgcactgaacttgcactccatatattatgtctttgatcggcttaggcgaagacctttagattccaacacttctctccaaaggttaagcttcgcatttacccctcctgagtttcatctatcaacactatatcgtttgcgaaaagcatacaccaaggaatatcatcttgaatatgttctgttaactcatccattaccaacgcaaaaaagtaaggacttaaggattgttgatgcacaaaatcagtgaggactttggtacaacagaaagtattacgtttgtgatcttcgctagattgctccggtcattagtgtggacaagtatgtaaatggataaagacaggaaagcaaacacaagatgtacgtggttcacccagattggctacgtccacggagtagaggagttctcattaattgtgaaaggtttacacaattacataggttcaagctctcctttagtgagtacaagtgaatgatttagtacaaataacattaggaaatattgtgggagaatgatctcgtaatcacgaaacttctaagtaccgaagtgtggtatcgtcttcacttgccttatctatctcataggtagatgtggcattttctctggaagtactcttcctccatccaggggtgatatctttaactggtggatatgcacaaggtaatgtatcaatttcacttgaagcttacttgtagtttcaagcttggtcaagcgcgatacaaaccctatagtaggagtcccccaagtcgccgagctaggggatctgctgaaagaggtgacagacaaggtaagcaatcagagctccaagcaatcagtcccagatcagaagtttgatttcgagttccggctgattgttctcattctccctatcttgcaggcagcatgaaggataaagagaagaaaaggagaatggatgatatgagatactttttctttcgaagaagtaactttccacagacttattcttgaactgggctggagggttttctggtttcctccagagtataaggccgactaaagaatttgagggtcaaaacaagtccatcaaatctagagtacgttcgaccctgctgatatgggatacttttgttgttgacaaagtaatggatgtattggcacgtgttctgttacgcttgtctccacatgcttccttgtatccttctcactttccctatctgttcctcgggcagatgtggtattttctctgaaagcataagatgttgaagatgagtactcgagagcaatgccaggtaagtaatcaggtaaggggttccagacagtcagttcctgactggaagcttgattccaagtgctgactgattgctatctttctccttgtcttgcaagtaagaacaaggccaaaggaaaatacagggaaaaaacatgatatgggatactcttacttttaaccccgatgatatgagatattcttgctctggtgtagcttgtttgtagaggtattatcggggggggggaagaaagctgagtatttcgagaggcttcgttgggagtgccctctcagatatgatgaagggttgagcatttttacagatctgcctgtctgttgaggatggaggtcgacatatataggagtctccctaacaacaagtagtaatgttattcctttaccctgcttggtcatagcacagtagtgggagctgccaacttcacgtgtgtcagagtactttgaaaaagtggtctgtggtatctggaaagctgatgttgcgtgtgaaaattacagacaagctttatccaatgaGATCTGGCTCagaaagttgagaaagcggtgcctcttcgatttttgaacaagcaatcctgttggggatctggctctcgagattcgaagaacggtgcctcttcgatttttgagaaagcaatcttgctgggagtttggctctcgagatttggatagcggtgtctcttcgatttttgagaaagtaatcatgttgggagtctggctctcgagattcggagggcggtgcctcttcgattttggagcaagcaatcttgttgggagtgttttctcgaatgtgagtaaaggttgggtatgtttactagtctaccttgccacggagcacagaggttgacacacagggactttccaattatccagcagtggtgctgttcttttacccttgtggataataatatggtagctagaccttcaaaatttatgtgtttaaactttgttagtgctgtttctttgctattcttttacccttcttggtcatagcaatgtagtgggagctgcaagcttcacgtgtctaaactttgtcagagatctttggcaaagttatctgtgatacccatgagctgatggtgcgtgtggaaagtggatgattgaacagtaagattcacgtgctttctacttcaccagaaatcttcaacagaatgcccgtaatttcagcaaaactgagtgtgcatgtgacaggtgctgacaaggctgaaaaaacaggtgcctcttcgatttctgagatcggccctcgtggtctctgagcagcccagcttttgagaaagcaagcgcctcttcgatttctgagatcggccttcgtggtctttgagcagctcagcttttgagaaagcaaacgcctttctgatttctgagatcggccctcgtggtctctgagcagcccagcttttgagaaagcaaacgcctattcgatttctgggcaggcgcctcttcgatttctgaagctctgtcgagtgcagatttttatagaggctggcattaagttccaaagcacacttggatctccaccagtagaagctctcttcttgcacttgtaagatcttgatttgtccgacctcttctctcttcaacacctttgaaaatgtctggcccctccgaccgtcattttgacttgaaccttgttgaagaggcagccacgccttctccagacaacatatggcgcccatccttcttatcccctactggtcctcttaccgttggggattccgtgatgaaaaatgatatgaccgctgcggtggtgaccaggaacattctcactctcaaagataacatactactttccaaacggtctgatgagttggcggttaaggattctctggctctgagtgttcagtatgcaggttctgtgtctaatatggcccaacgcctatttgttcgaacccgccaagttgagtcattggcggctaaagtgatgagtctcaaacaggagattagagggctcaagcatgagaataaacagttacaccggctcgcacatgactatgctacaaacatgaagaggaagcttaaccagatgcaggaatctgatagtcaggttttacttgatcatcagcagtttgtgggtttgttccaaaggcatttattaccttcgtcttctggggttgtatcgcgtaatgaagctccaaataatcaacctctgatgcctcctccttctagggttctgtccagtactgaggctccgaatgatccccctctggtgccttctctttctggggctctaccgactgctgagacttctcctaagcaacctttgtgaaggctccctcttgtttgtttattttgactcatgtatatgtacatatttgtaacttatcggagatatcaataaataagttttgcttcattccaacgtattgtgttaaatacatcaaaaccttcttcactaagttctttgattttttcttttgttgaagcttgtatgttgaagctttatgagtggagcatgtaggttgaggtagtgttcccttaatttcctgagtgaggaagacttctcagttggagacttgaaaaatccaagtcactaagtggggtcggctatatgaatcttagaacgccattgtgctcgatcctgtatcatgtcctccgttagatccaagtactctaagtcttttcttagagtcttttccaaagttttcctaggttttcctgtaccccttcggccctgaacctctgtcccgtagtcgcatcttctaaccggagcgtcagtaggccttctttgcacatgtccaaaccaccgtaaccaattttctctcagctttcctacaattttggctactcctactttacctcggatatcctcattcctaatcttatcctttctcgtgtgcccacacatccaacgaagcatcctcatctccgctacacccattttgtgtacgtgttgatgcttcaccacccaacattctgtgccatacagcatcgccggccttattactgtcctataaaattttcccttgagcttcagtggcatacggcgatcacacaacacgccggatgcgctcttccacttcatccatccagcttgtattctatggttgagatctccatctaattctccgttcttttgcaagatagatcctaagtagcgaaaacgatcgctctttagtatttcctgatctccgatcctcacccctaactcattttggcctccatttgcactgaacttgcactccatatattctgtctttgatcagcttaggcaaagacctttagattccaacacttctctccaaaggttaagcttcgcatttaccccttcctgaatttcatctatcaacactatatcatctgcgaaaagcatacaccaaggaatatcatcttgaatatgtcctgttaactcatccattaccaacacaaaaaggtaaggacttaaggatgagccttgatgcaatcctacagttatggggaagctttcggtttgtccttcatgagttcttacggcagtctttgctccttcatacatatcctttatagtttggatatatgctactcatactcatttcttctctaaaatcctccaaagaatgtctcttgggaccctattatacgctttttccaaatctataaagaccatgtgtaaatcatttttcccatctctatatctttccatcaatctttgtaagagatagattgcctccatggttgagtgccctggcatgaacccgaattggttgtccgaaacccgtgtctcttgcctcaatctatgctcaatgactttctcccagagcttcattgtatgactcattagcttaatacccctatagttcatgcaattttgtacgtcgcccttattcttgtagataggcaccaaagtgctctttcgtcACTCATTTGTCATCTtattcgttttcaaaatcctattgaaaaggtcagtgagtcatgctatacctgtctctcccaagactttccacacttcgatcggtatatcgtctgggcccactgcttttctatgctttatcttcttcaaagctacaaccacttcttccttcctgattcgacgataaaatgagtagtttctacactcttctgagttactcaactcccctaaagaagtactcatttcatgtccttcattgaaaagattatgaaaataacctctccatctgtctttgaccgctttctatgtagcaagaacctttccatcctcatccttgatgcacctcacttggtttaggtcccttgtcttcttttcccttactctagctagtgtatagatatccaactctccttctttggtatctagtcgcttatacatatcgtcataagccgctaacttagcttctctcacagctttcttcgccttttgcttcgctcttctatacctttcaccattttcattggtcatatccttgtataaggctttacaacattccttcttagccttcacctttgtttgtacctcctcattccaccaccaagatt
Encoded proteins:
- the LOC103425271 gene encoding transcription factor EGL1-like, giving the protein MAVSENLRKQLALSVRSIQWSYGIFWSISARQPGVLEWGDGYYNGDIKTRKTVQAVELDADQMGLQRSEQLRELYDSLSAGEASPQARRPSASLSPEDLADTEWYYLVCMSFVFNIGQGLPGRTLANGKPTWLCNAHYVDSKVFSRSLLAKSASIQTVVCFPFLGGVIELGVTELVLEDPSLIQHVKTSFMEAPYPIIASKRTNPSAGSTRNDNDLACAMLDDGIVNTKLIPVVECQEMDVTSPDDNSNGLGPNQPADDSFMVEGMNGGASQVQSWQFMDDELSNFVHHSMDSSDCISQTLVYPEKVLSGPKTEQANDHCPHEHKECNSTKKTSLDPQGNDLQYKSVLSALLKSSHQLVLGPHFKNSHQESSFTSWKRGGFVKCLTQRGGTPQKLLKKILLEVPQMHVDCVLEPPEDTSNVNGVCRPEADDIDTNHALSDERRRRERLNERFCILKSMVPSVSKEDEVSILDDAIEHLKDLEKRVEELESFWEPTNSYSKMKRKLQDTVERTSDNCCNPKISNGKKPIVYKRKVSNVDETEPEINHIVSKNISSDNITVNMNNKDVLIEMKFPWREGVLLEIMDATSRLHLDAHSVQSSTADGILSLTIKSRFKGTSIASAGTIKQALHRIARS